TTGGTAACAATATTTGTAATGAACAGATTATTCATCATTACTCCGCATTACAAATCGAGACTATACAATAAGCTGCTACAGCATTATTTTTTCCGATCTCATCAAGTTCTTCGTTGGTTTTTGCTTTTACTGATATTTTAGAAACATCAATTTCAAGGATTTCAGCAAGATTATTTCTTATTGAATCGATAAAGGTGGAAAGCTTTGGCTTTTCAAGAATAATTGTACTGTCGATATTATTGATAATGTAGTTTTGATTTTTGATGATATCATAAACCTTTTTTAATAGGACGGCACTACTAATATTTTTGAAAGCGGGATTATTATCAGGGAAGTGGTTTCCAATATCTTTCAATGCGACTGCCCCTAAAAGAGCATCACAAAGGGCGTGAATAAGTACATCTCCGTCTGAGTGTGCTACACATCCTTTGTGATATGGTATTTTTATCCCGCCGATGACGAGTTCTCTTCCTTCGGCTAATTTATGAATATCATTACCGAAACCTACACGAAAGTTCATGGTTTCTTATACTATCTTGCCGAAGCGTCGAAATCTAATGTTAAGGAGAAGCGCAAAGTATTTTCAAGTGGGCTTCTTTGTTTTAAGGAGATCAGATATGATAAATCCAATGCGAAAACATTATATTTAACGCCTGCTCCTACAGTAATGTATTGACGATCACCTTTTCTGGGGTTTTCATATAAATAACCCAAACGCACCGCCAGTAAATTATTATACCAATATTCCGCACCTACGGATATATTAATTTCTTGTAACTCTTCGCGAAAAACTCCAATTTTTGCATACTCACCATTATCAAGCTGGGTATATCCGGGAGCATCATAAAAAGATTGGATCATACCCATCAGTAAGGAAACATTACTGTCTTTTCCGTATAAAATATTACCTTCATCATCTTCAATAGGAGGAGTAGGAACTAAAAGTTTGGATATTTCAACTGCTAAGAAAATACTGTTATAATCATCAATATTTAATTTCAAAGAGGGGCCTATTCTCAAATTGGTAGGAATAAATTCTTTATGCTGTTTAGTAACTTCATAAGACATTTTTGAACCTATATTAGATATATTAACACCAAGGGCAAATTCGGCATCCATTTGAGCAATTGTAAGGGGTTCAACATAGTATATTGCAATATCGGCAGCAACTGAAGTACCCGCTTTAGTGCCGGATGAGTTCGATAATCCGTTAGTTAAATCCGAATAGATAAAACGGCCGGCAACAGCACCGGAAATTTTTTCGGAGAATTTTCTGGAATAGGTTGCATCAATAGCAAATTCATTCGGTTTTGCAGGGCCTAAATCTCTTCCTTCATAATCTCTAAAAGTTATTTCACCCAAAGAAAAATATGTTAGAGTAGCGGCAACAGCTGATTTATCATTTATTTTATAATATCCCGCAACGTTAAAAAGATTGATATCCGTAATACCTAAACTACGCATCCATGGTATATAATTTAATGATACACCTGCGGTTTTATTCAGGAACGCATACTTTGCAGGATTCCAGTGCATTGAATTAGCATCAGGAGATGTGGAAACCCCAACATCACCCATTGAGCCTGAACGAGCATCAGGAGATATTGTCATAAACGGGACAGCGGTTGTAATAGAATTTAAACCCATCTGAGCATATTTAGTATTAAGATCATCCTGAGCATTTAAAGATGCTGCTATTGAAATAAACAATACACTTAATAATACACTTTTTAAAATCTTCATAATTTATTATTTGTTAAATTTTACTTAAGCATGGTTCCCCACACATTTGAAATAACGCTTTTTTTTCCTTAATATTATTATTCAATAAAAATTTTATCCGAACAAATCGCCTTTCTCACATCGTCGGCATATATTGTAACAACATATATATATATTCCGGAACTTAATTTCGTTCCATTATTATTTGTACAATTCCAAGGGATATTTAATTGATTGGAAGTTGTGGCAGATATTTTTTGTTTTAATTGTGTTTTCTTATTTCCTGAAATATCATAAACATCTATCATCACATCAAAATCACTATTAATTATATTATGAGTTATGTAAAA
This portion of the Bacteroidales bacterium genome encodes:
- the porV gene encoding type IX secretion system outer membrane channel protein PorV, giving the protein MKILKSVLLSVLFISIAASLNAQDDLNTKYAQMGLNSITTAVPFMTISPDARSGSMGDVGVSTSPDANSMHWNPAKYAFLNKTAGVSLNYIPWMRSLGITDINLFNVAGYYKINDKSAVAATLTYFSLGEITFRDYEGRDLGPAKPNEFAIDATYSRKFSEKISGAVAGRFIYSDLTNGLSNSSGTKAGTSVAADIAIYYVEPLTIAQMDAEFALGVNISNIGSKMSYEVTKQHKEFIPTNLRIGPSLKLNIDDYNSIFLAVEISKLLVPTPPIEDDEGNILYGKDSNVSLLMGMIQSFYDAPGYTQLDNGEYAKIGVFREELQEINISVGAEYWYNNLLAVRLGYLYENPRKGDRQYITVGAGVKYNVFALDLSYLISLKQRSPLENTLRFSLTLDFDASAR
- the ispF gene encoding 2-C-methyl-D-erythritol 2,4-cyclodiphosphate synthase, translating into MNFRVGFGNDIHKLAEGRELVIGGIKIPYHKGCVAHSDGDVLIHALCDALLGAVALKDIGNHFPDNNPAFKNISSAVLLKKVYDIIKNQNYIINNIDSTIILEKPKLSTFIDSIRNNLAEILEIDVSKISVKAKTNEELDEIGKNNAVAAYCIVSICNAE